In Arachis stenosperma cultivar V10309 chromosome 1, arast.V10309.gnm1.PFL2, whole genome shotgun sequence, one DNA window encodes the following:
- the LOC130960946 gene encoding glucan endo-1,3-beta-glucosidase 1-like yields the protein MAISKLTRTNTLLFFFFFFLFCTELPTPSLAQENQSDQPYVGVNIGTDVSNLLPPSQLVAFLQLQKITHIRIYDANPDILKALSRTKIRVIISVPNNQLLAIGSSNTTAASWIDRNVVSFYPDTLITAISVGDEVLTTVPSSAPLILPAIQSLYSALVASNLHQHIKISTPHAASIILDPFPPSQAFFNQSFSSVIVPLLQFLSRTGSPLMMNLYPYYVFMQNKGVVPIDNALFKPLTPSKEMVDPNTLLHYTNVLDAMVDAAYFSMKNLNITDVMVLVTETGWPSKGDSKEPYATKDNADTYNSNLISHILGHGGTPLHPETTSSVYIYELFNEDLRSPPVSEANWGLFYGNITPAYLLHVSGIGTFMANDTTNQTYCIAMDGFDTKTLQAALDWACGPGRANCSEIQPGESCYQPNNVKSHASYAFDSYFQKEGKAPGTCDFKGVAMITTTDPSHGSCIFPGSKKVSNKTKDVVNSTQSSSAGEKLLRCRTFSFLKISAFSNILHIFLAAYFPIFLLVLL from the exons ATGGCAATTTCTAAGCTCACTCGCACTAacacccttcttttctttttcttcttcttccttttctgcACTGAACTACCAACACCATCACTAG CGCAGGAAAACCAAAGCGACCAGCCATACGTGGGAGTCAACATTGGCACGGACGTCTCCAACCTTCTACCGCCATCGCAACTGGTTGCGTTTCTTCAGCTTCAGAAGATAACGCACATAAGAATCTACGATGCAAACCCAGACATACTCAAAGCACTCTCACGCACCAAGATTCGCGTCATCATCAGCGTCCCCAACAACCAGCTCCTCGCCATTGGCTCCTCCAACACCACCGCCGCCTCATGGATCGACCGGAACGTCGTCTCTTTCTACCCGGACACACTCATCACCGCCATTTCCGTCGGCGACGAAGTTCTAACCACCGTCCCCTCCTCCGCCCCTCTCATCCTCCCCGCCATTCAGTCCCTCTACAGCGCCCTCGTCGCCTCCAACCTCCACCAGCACATCAAGATTTCAACCCCTCACGCTGCTTCCATTATCCTCGACCCTTTTCCTCCTTCTCAGGCTTTCTTCAACCAGAGCTTCTCCTCTGTCATCGTCCCTCTCCTTCAGTTTCTCTCCAGAACCGGCTCCCCCTTGATGATGAACCTTTACCCTTACTACGTCTTCATGCAGAACAAGGGTGTGGTTCCAATCGACAATGCTCTTTTCAAACCCTTGACTCCTTCTAAGGAAATGGTTGACCCCAACACCTTGCTTCACTACACCAATGTCCTTGATGCCATGGTCGATGCTGCTTATTTCTCAATGAAGAACCTTAACATCACTGATGTCATGGTCCTTGTTACCGAAACAGGGTGGCCTTCAAAGGGTGATTCCAAAGAACCTTATGCTACCAAGGACAATGCAGACACCTACAATTCAAACTTGATTAGCCATATTTTGGGTCACGGCGGAACCCCTCTACATCCGGAAACAACTTCCAGTGTGTATATCTACGAGCTGTTCAATGAGGACCTGAGGTCGCCGCCGGTCTCGGAGGCGAATTGGGGACTCTTCTATGGAAACATCACGCCGGCGTATCTGCTTCATGTCTCCGGGATTGGCACCTTTATGGCCAATGATACTACCAATCAGACATACTGCATTGCCATGGATGGTTTTGATACCAAGACTTTGCAGGCTGCACTTGATTGGGCTTGTGGGCCGGGCCGGGCTAATTGCTCCGAGATTCAGCCCGGTGAGAGTTGTTATCAGCCTAACAATGTGAAGAGCCATGCTTCTTATGCCTTTGATAGCTATTTCCAGAAGGAAGGGAAGGCTCCTGGGACTTGTGATTTCAAAGGTGTAGCTATGATCACTACAACAGATCCCA GTCACGGGAGCTGTATATTTCCAGGAAG CAAGAAAGTGAGCAACAAGACAAAGGATGTGGTGAACTCTACTCAATCAAGTAGTGCTGGGGAGAAGTTATTGAGGTGCAGAACATTCAGCTTCCTCAAAATAAGTGCTTTTAGCAACATTTTGCACATTTTCTTAGCTGCATATTTCCCCATTTTTTTGTTAGTCCTTTTGTGA
- the LOC130934033 gene encoding uncharacterized protein LOC130934033, giving the protein MADKENPQLSQDDLLAQIAELQAEVRRIAELSTQNNGENSKGSAHNATDPLNITPPKEKLTLDNPFSEEITNYQMPKNFTLPTALEPYKGFGDPRAHIKKFQSMMFFNGPKNEPVLCRAFPTYLDGAALLWFSKLPEGSISSFEDLARSFIDYFAASRIYVHGSDYLGTIKQGQHESLKDYMTRFADATMEIQDLDPAVHLHALKAGLRPGKFRETIAITKPKTLEEFRERAAGQMEIEELREAQKSDKRPHRKDEERTFRSPGNRDTKKPSKPASKYNTYTRFNTRRENIIREILNAKIIKPPARAGNYQDQRFVDKTKHCAFHRKFGHTTDDCIVAKDLLERLARQGLLDKYIETRKGKGGNSDRIEHKQATADDKKERITPDPPRGVINHISGGFAGGGETSSARKRSYRAMLAIEGTIQPKKDKGPDVTISFNQTDFKSASPNLDDPVVISIQVGDLLVRKTLLDPGSSADVLFYSTFTKMKLSEKLIQPSSGELIGFSGERVPIMGHIWLKTTMGEIPMAKSIDIQYLIVDCYSPYNIILGRPALNTFRAVVSTLHLCVKFPVQENKIATVYADHQEARQCYNAGLKPVQTKQEARPQVQAIQMSANTATLADLDPREDLGERPRPMDNLQQVTLTADDNQYTYVGEALEGAERARLIQILRRNADLFAWTPDDMPGINPEVICHKLAIDKTVRPVAQKKRNLGDEKRQAALEETRKLLNAGFIREIRFTTWLSNVVMVRKSSGKWRMCVDFTNLNKACPKDAYPLPYIDKLVDNASGFKALSFMDAYSGYNQILMHPEDQSKTAFITEHGNFCYKVMPFGLKNAGATYQRLMDKVFQHQIGRNMEVYVDDMVAKTPMQGSHCDDLSEIFKQLRAYNMRLNPDKCAFGVQGGKFLGFMLTSRGIEANPEKCKAVLNMTSPRTVKEVQQLAGRIAALSRFLPAVANRSYHFFQTFSKGKKFKWTDECENAFTELKQHLTSPPILQKPETGNPLYLYLSVSNHAISSVLVTETGKKQNPVYFISRVLQPAETRYPKIEQLVLALITTARRLRHYFQSHTIIVRTDQPLRQILTRPELAGRLIKWSVELSEFDIRYESRKTLKSQVLADFISEMTNDTYNTDVRWTIHVDGASNKEGSGAGILLKEGDKVVAEQSLQFRFNASNNQSEYEALLAGLKLALQLQIPRITAYCDSSLVVHQIKGEFQVKDPLLEKYWLITKDLISKFKEFDIIHVNREHNTRADVLSKLATTRQTENTSALSQLTLDKPSFEQDTILSITQAPDWRTPFFNYINTGTIPNDEPNLPLFRRRASYYTVLGNTLYRRGHSQPLLKCISNEEAEEVMAETHEGVCGNHIGGRALAAKILRTGYYWPTIKQDCSSKVKACDNCQKHATLFETPAEELHTIEVSWPFDRWGLDILGPFPKAPGQVKFLLVSIDYFSKWIEAQPLAHITAEKVRSFLWKNIICRYGIPREIISDNGRQFTDHKLAAFLTNFNIKHHFSSVEHPQTNGQVESANRIILQGLKKKLGDAKGEWADLIPEVLWSYNTSIQSATGETPFKLVYGAEALIPVEVSVPTLRTELYDQTSNLQARTAELDLIEEERDISAKKRARKQYLEQRHNRKVSRSSTMEISCLGEEEPGNLQDMANGGKLGRTFSSTS; this is encoded by the coding sequence ATGGCTGACAAGGAAAATCCACAACTATCACAGGATGACCTCCTGGCTCAGATCGCTGAGCTTCAGGCCGAGGTACGGAGGATAGCCGAGCTCTCAACGCAAAACAATGGAGAGAACTCCAAAGGCTCGGCTCATAACGCCACAGACCCCTTGAACATCACCCCGCCAAAGGAGAAGCTCACCCTCGACAACCCCTTCTCCGAGGAGATCACAAATTATCAGATGCCAAAGAACTTTACTCTTCCGACTGCACTGGAACCGTACAAAGGATTCGGAGACCCCCGAGCCCACATAAAGAAGTTCCAGTCAATGATGTTTTTCAACGGCCCCAAGAACGAGCCTGTCCTTTGCCGAGCATTCCCAACCTACCTCGACGGCGCGGCATTACTCTGGTTCTCCAAACTCCCTGAGGGATCAATTTCCTCTTTCGAGGACCTCGCCAGATCATTCATCGATTACTTTGCCGCGTCAAGAATCTATGTACATGGATCGGACTATCTCGGCACCATCAAACAAGGCCAGCATGAGAGCCTTAAAGATTACATGACCCGATTCGCTGACGCTACCATGGAGATCCAAGACTTGGACCCAGCCGTTCACCTGCACGCCCTCAAAGCCGGCCTCAGGCCCGGCAAATTTCGGGAGACTATTGCCATAACGAAGCCAAAAACCCTAGAGGAGTTCCGAGAAAGGGCGGCAGGTCAAATGGAAATCGAAGAACTTCGAGAAGCTCAGAAATCAGACAAACGACCACACAGGAAAGATGAGGAAAGGACCTTCAGATCTCCAGGCAATAGAGACACAAAGAAACCCTCTAAACCAGCATCAAAGTACAACACCTACACCAGATTCAACACCAGAAGAGAAAACATCATCAGAGAAATCCTCAACGCCAAAATCATTAAACCACCAGCCCGAGCAGGGAACTACCAGGATCAACGATTCgtggacaagacaaaacattgCGCCTTCCACCGGAAGTTCGGTCATACAACAGATGACTGCATCGTCGCAAAGGACCTCCTGGAAAGACTAGCACGCCAAGGTCTCCTGGACAAGTACATCGAGACCCGGAAGGGCAAGGGAGGAAACTCGGACAGGATAGAGCATAAGCAAGCAACGGCTGACGACAAAAAAGAAAGGATCACTCCTGACCCGCCAAGAGGAGTTATTAACCACATATCGGGAGGATTCGCAGGCGGAGGAGAAACAAGCTCGGCCAGAAAGCGGAGCTACAGAGCAATGCTGGCAATCGAAGGAACCATACAACCAAAGAAGGACAAAGGACCAGACGTCACAATATCATTCAACCAAACAGACTTCAAATCGGCAAGCCCTAACCTCGACGACCCCGTGGTAATTTCAATCCAGGTTGGAGATCTGTTGGTAAGAAAAACATTGTTAGACCCAGGTAGTAGTGCTgatgttttgttttattctacTTTTACAAAAATGAAATTATCTGAAAAATTGATACAACCTTCCTCTGGAGAGCTAATTGGGTTCTCCGGAGAGAGAGTCCCCATCATGGGACACATATGGCTAAAGACCACAATGGGAGAGATCCCTATGGCAAAATCAATTGATATTCAATATCTAATAGTAGACTGTTACAGCCCTTATAATATTATACTTGGGAGACCCGCTCTGAACACATTCAGGGCAGTGGTGTCCACATTACATCTCTGTGTCAAGTTTCCAGTGCAGGAAAACAAGATCGCTACAGTGTATGCCGACCATCAAGAAGCTCGGCAATGCTACAACGCTGGTCTAAAACCAGtacaaacaaaacaggaagctcGGCCCCAGGTCCAAGCCATCCAAATGTCTGCCAACACAGCGACACTGGCCGATCTTGACCCTAGGGAAGACCTCGGCGAAAGACCTCGGCCAATGGACAATCTTCAACAAGTAACACTAACAGCAGACGACAACCAATACACATATGTTGGAGAAGCATTAGAAGGGGCAGAACGAGCAAGACTCATTCAAATACTGCGAAGGAACGCTGACCTTTTCGCATGGACACCAGATGACATGCCCGGGATAAACCCCGAGGTCATCTGCCACAAGCTGGCAATCGACAAAACAGTCCGACCAGTCGCACAGAAGAAGAGGAACCTCGGAGACGAAAAAAGACAAGCAGCACTTGAAGAAACCCGAAAGCTCCTCAATGCAGGTTTCATAAGAGAGATTCGCTTCACCACATGGTTGTCCAACGTGGTAATGGTAAGGAAGAGTTCAGGTAAATGGCGCATGTGCGTCGACtttacaaatttaaataaagCCTGTCCTAAAGATGCATACCCATTGCCTTACATTGATAAATTAGTTGACAACGCCTCTGGTTTCAAAGCTTTGAGttttatggatgcatactctGGCTATAACCAGATTCTGATGCATCCAGAAGACCAAAGCAAGACGGCTTTTATAACAGAACATGGAAATTTTTGTTACAAGGTAATGCCCTTTGGCCTAAAGAATGCAGGTGCGACGTATCAGAGGTTAATGGACAAGGTATTCCAACATCAGATAGGCCGCAATATGGAGGTCTATGTAGATGACATGGTAGCCAAAACACCCATGCAGGGGTCACATTGTGATGACTTatcagaaatcttcaaacaactCCGAGCATACAACATGAGACTCAATCCAGACAAATGTGCTTTTGGAGTCCAAGGAGGGAAGTTCCTCGGATTCATGTTAACATCTCGAGGCATCGAGGCCAACCCAGAAAAGTGTAAGGCCGTGCTAAACATGACAAGCCCAAGAACAGTAAAAGAAGTCCAGCAACTTGCAGGACGAATAGCCGCCTTGTCACGTTTCCTACCTGCAGTGGCAAACCGATCTTATCACTTTTTCCAGACATTCTCTAAAGGCAAGAAGTTCAAATGGACAGACGAATGTGAAAATGCCTTCACCGAACTTAAACAACACTTGACATCGCCACCAATCCTCCAGAAACCCGAGACAGGTAACccattatatttatatttatcagTATCTAACCATGCTATAAGCTCGGTTTTGGTGACAGAAACAGGGAAAAAGCAGAACCCAGTATATTTCATCAGTAGGGTACTGCAACCAGCAGAAACAAGGTACCCGAAGATAGAACAATTGGTGCTGGCACTAATCACAACAGCAAGAAGACTGCGGCACTATTTCCAGAGCCACACAATCATAGTACGAACGGACCAACCATTAAGGCAGATACTAACCAGACCCGAGCTCGCCGGCAGATTAATAAAATGGTCGGtcgagctctccgagttcgataTTCGGTATGAATCAAGGAAAACACTAAAGTCACAGGTTCTGGCCGACTTTATATCAGAGATGACAAATGACACATACAACACAGACGTGAGATGGACCATACATGTCGATGGAGCATCAAACAAAGAAGGCAGTGGGGCTGGGATACTACTCAAAGAAGGAGACAAAGTGGTGGCCGAGCAGTCACTACAGTTCCGCTTCAACGCAAGCAACAATCAATCGGAATATGAGGCCCTACTCGCTGGACTAAAGCTCGCCCTACAACTGCAAATACCTCGAATAACAGCCTACTGCGACTCCTCGTTAGTGGTACATCAAATAAAGGGCGAATTTCAGGTAAAAGATCCTTTGTTAGAGAAATATTGGCTCATAACAAAGgatctaatttcaaaatttaaagaatttgatattattcatgTAAACCGAGAACACAATACCAGGGCCGACGTGTTATCTAAACTAGCCACAACTCGGCAAACCGAGAACACGTCGGCACTGTCCCAGCTAACGCTTGACAAACCAAGTTTTGAGCAGGATACAATTCTGAGTATTACACAGGCCCCAGATTGGCGAACACCTTTTTTCAATTACATCAACACAGGCACTATACCAAACGACGAGCCGAACTTGCCACTCTTCCGACGAAGAGCAAGCTATTATACAGTACTCGGAAACACTTTGTACAGACGAGGGCATTCACAACCACTACTTAAGTGCATTAGCAACGAGGAGGCCGAGGAGGTCATGGCCGAAACACACGAAGGAGTCTGCGGCAACCATATCGGCGGCCGAGCATTAGCAGCAAAGATCCTGCGAACAGGATATTATTGGCCGACGATAAAACAGGACTGCAGCTCCAAAGTTAAGGCATGTGATAATTGTCAAAAGCATGCCACCCTCTTCGAGACCCCAGCCGAAGAGCTCCACACCATAGAGGTAAGCTGGCCTTTCGATAGGTGGGGATTAGATATCCTCGGACCTTTCCCGAAAGCGCCAGGCCAGGTAAAGTTCCTCTTGGTTTCAATAGATTATTTCTCTAAGTGGATAGAGGCACAACCGCTAGCACACATAACGGCAGAAAAAGTGCGATCTTTTTTATGGAAAAATATCATATGTAGATATGGTATACCAAGAGAGATAATCTCGGATAATGGGAGACAATTCACAGATCATAAGCTCGCCGCTTTTCTAACAAACTTTAACATCAAACATCATTTCAGCTCAGTAGAGCACCCGCAAACTAACGGACAAGTTGAATCAGCTAACAGAATTATCTTGCAGGGATTAAAGAAAAAACTCGGCGACGCTAAGGGAGAATGGGCAGATCTCATTCCAGAAGTTCTATGGAGTTACAACACTAGCATTCAATCTGCCACAGGGGAGACCCCCTTCAAACTGGTATATGGCGCAGAAGCACTTATCCCAGTAGAGGTCAGCGTCCCAACATTAAGGACCGAGCTCTATGATCAAACGAGCAACCTACAAGCTCGGACAGCCGAACTAGACCTCATCGAAGAAGAAAGAGACATCTCCGCCAAAAAGCGAGCCAGAAAACAATACCTAGAGCAAAGACACAACAGGAAAGTTTCCAGATCTTCAACAATGGAGATCTCGTGCTTAGGCGAAGAGGAGCCCGGAAACCTCCAGGACATGGCAAATGGCGGCAAACTGGGAAGGACCTTTTCGAGTACTTCATAA
- the LOC130944894 gene encoding uncharacterized protein LOC130944894: protein MSWACKKCTFVNPPSQKSQCEICSSSSSPPPLPCSSSSSPPKWSCKACTFLNPFKNSACEVCDTRCHVLSLSNVDDLNDTLQDAENDASVGSVFFPLQHCKRKATYDDDSAEPASFRDVKTKASNDSIHLSSDDELVPEGKNAASGKDFTTLKILSYNVWFREDLELNKRMKAIGDLVQLHSPDFICFQEVTPNIFDIFKQSSWWNAYRCSVSSDKAYSRPYFCMLLSKLPVKSFSSKPFSNSIMGREVCIAEVEVAGGKSLVVATSHLESPCPAPPKWDQMYSKERVQQANEALSLLKKYPNVIFGGDMNWDDKLDGEYPLQNEWIDAWSELRPKEIGWTYDTKSNQMLSGNRTLQKRLDRFICRFHDLMITSIDMIGKDAIPGVIYTKEKKVRKEIKQLVLPVLPSDHYGLLLTISNK from the exons ATGTCTTGGGCATGCAAAAAATGCACCTTTGTAAACCCTCCTTCCCAAAAATCCCAATGCGAAATCTGCTCCTCTTCGTCCTCCCCGCCCCCTCTTCCgtgttcctcttcttcttcgCCCCCAAAGTGGTCGTGCAAGGCTTGCACTTTTCTCAACCCTTTCAAAAACTCTGCTTGCGAAGTTTGCGACACTCGCTGCCACGTTCTCTCCCTTTCCAACGTCGACGATTTGAACGACACACTTCAAGACGCTGAGAACGACGCTTCTGTGGGCTCTGTCTTCTTCCCTCTTCAACACTGTAAGAGGAAGGCCACCTATGACGACGATTCTGCCGAGCCAGCGTCATTTCGAGACGTAAAGACCAAAGCCTCCAATGACTCCATCCATCTCAGTAGTGATGATGAGCTTGTTCCTGAGGGAAAAAATGCTGCTTCGGGCAAAGATTTCACTACATTGAAGATATTAAGCTACAATGTATGGTTTAGGGAGGATTTGGAGTTGAACAAGAGGATGAAAGCAATTGGTGACCTTGTTCAGCTGCATTCCCCTGATTTTATCTGCTTCCAG GAGGTTACTCCAAATATATTTGACATTTTCAAGCAATCCAGCTGGTGGAATGCGTATCGTTGTTCGGTTTCTTCTGACAAGGCTTATTCAAGACCATATTTTTGTATGCTG TTAAGCAAGCTGCCAGTAAAATCTTTCAGCAGCAAACCCTTTAGCAATTCTATAATGGGAAGAGAAGTGTGCATTGCTGAGGTCGAAGTTGCAGGTGGCAAGTCGTTGGTTGTTGCTACTAGCCATCTTGAAAGCCCCTGCCCGGCTCCACCAAAATGGGATCAAATGTACAGCAAGGAACGAGTGCAGCAGGCCAATGAGGCTCTGAGCCTTCTCAAGAAGTACCCAAATGTTATCTTTGGGGGTGACATGAACTGGGACGATAAATTGGATGGTGAATATCCTTTACAAAATGAGTGGATTGATGCCTGGTCCGAGCTGAGGCCAAAGGAAATTGGTTGGACATATGATACCAAATCGAACCAGATGTTATCGGGTAACCGTACTCTCCAGAAGCGGTTAGATCGGTTTATATGCCGTTTCCATGATCTTATGATAACTAGTATTGACATGATTGGGAAGGATGCAATACCCGGTGTGATATACACCAAAGAGAAGAAAGTTAGAAAAGAGATAAAACAACTGGTACTCCCTGTTTTGCCTAGTGATCATTATGGCCTGCTCTTGACAATTTCAAACAAGTAA